GCATATAATGCACAGTGCCAGCCCCAGTGGCTGGACGCTGCCGGGAATCCTGCCCTCCTGAAAGCGCAGGTGGACTCTTCGGATTTCAGCAATGCAGTCACAATTGACAACAACAACAATCTGATCATAGCCGGCCGGAAGTCCGACCAGGTGGCTACTGATGCGGTTACCGTAAAGTTCGCACCAGTGGTGACACCAACATCGTCCGACTTGGTTATTTCAGCTTTATTCGCCCCGAGCGCCCTAAAAACAGGACAAACTTTTAACGCGGGGGGATACTTGAGAAACCAGGGCGACGGACCAACGGGTGATGCTGTTTCAGGTGCCCACTGGCTTGGTTTATATCTCTCTACCGATAACATCATCAACCGGCAGGATATCCTGTTGTGCCGCACCCCGGTTATCGCCCAGGCCGGCAGCCAAACACTGACATATCACTGCGAAGGAACCCCTCCGGCCAACCTCCTCACAGGGACATACCATGTAGGCGTGATTACCGACGACGGCAACTTGATCTCCGAAACGGACGAAACCAACAACACCCATTCCGAACAATTGCAGTACACGGCACTGCCCGATTTGGTCGTTGTAAGTGGCGCTGCTCCGGCAAGCGCAGAAAATGGGCAACAGATTACTGTGACCGCCACCATCAAGAATCAAGGGGCTGGAGCAGCCATTAGTACAACGGCAGGGATATACATCTCTTCGGACAGCGACTTCGCAATGAGCGACTCGCCGGTCTGTAGCGCCGCAGTTGGTACCCTTGCACCAGGTGCGTCACAAGAAGTGTCTTGTACAGGGACCATCCCTATGAATACTTATGGCGGAAAGGTCTATATCGGTGTTCTGGCCGATAACACCAATGCTGATGAAGAGACCAATGAAACTAACAATAGTTGGTCACAGGCTTTTAGTCTTACCGCACTTCCTGACTTGGTGATTTCAATGGCAGTCAGCCCTGCAACTGCGCAGAGAGGTGAGCAGATTACAGTTAGCGGAACAGTCTCTAACCAGGGGTACGGGGCAACAGGTACGCAATACTCAGGTTATTATTTTGTGAGCATGTACCTTTCGCAGGACAATGTGATTACTTCGACAGACACAGCACTTTGTAGTGTTGGATTCGGAACTACGCCTGCCAACACTACTATACCATTTAGCTGCACTGCTACGATCCCCGCATCCATTGCTGCCGGTAACTATTATGTCGGTTTTGTTGCGGACAGTTATGGAAACGGTGTGGTTGAATCCGACGAGACGAACAATAATAAGGTCAATGCAATAGCAATTACACAGTAGCATCGCCTTTTAGACGGCAAAAATGGGGCATGACGTTAACATCATGCCCCATTTACTTTTCCTCTATTCGGCGCAACAGGTGTATAAGTGGTGTCAGGCTTGGGTGTATAAGTGGTGTCAGGCTTGCAATTGTGCAAGTTGCTGCGATAGCTGTTGCTTCAGCATAGGCGGAGTACCCTTATTTTCCAATGATTTTTACAGGCGATTATCTCCAGATATCGTAGCCGATGTTCAGCATCAGGGGTGTATAAGTGGTGTCAGGCTTGCAATTGTGCAAGTTGCTGCGATAGCTGTTGCTTCAGCATAGGCGGAGTACCCTTATTTTCCAATGATTTTTACCGGCGATTATCTCCAGATATCGTAGCCGATGTTCAGCATCAGGGCGGAAGTGCTTAATATGGCGATTTGAATGCTTGTACGACCATGCTTATAACCTATTGCGGGGATAATGCCGAGACCGAGGCCGTTTTTATTCACCGGTATCTTATCTTCATGGGGAGGCACATAACCCAGAATCGCCCCTGCAGTAATTTTCAGGAAGAGATGTCTGGATTCCGAGCCGTAGATGAAGCGCTTGCCCCCATAGAGATAGCCGGAGGGCTGGTAATAGGAATTGCTGAAAATGGCGCCTCCCAACTCCCACCTGGAAGCGGATTCCCATTCCAGACCGGTATACCAGGGGTAGGAATTGCGTCCGGGGGTGGAGCTGTAATGATAGATATACGGACCGAAGTTGAGTTGCAACAGGTCTCCATCACCGAAAACGTCCGCTTTTGCATGGAAGGTTCCGAAAATGAAAACAAGATGGAAACAGAGCAGTACAGAGCGCATGGACCTCCTCCGCCGTAAGTATAACAGGTCCATGCCCAATGTCAGAGGTTGGGTAATCTACCGAAGAGAAAGGGGGGCCTCTGCCCCCCTAATCCATTGTGTGGCTCATTTGATGACGCCCAGCTGCCTGAAGAGTCCGTAGATGTCCATCACATCCCAGTGTTCGGCAAGTTTGCCGTCTTGTACCCGAAAGATGTCCACCGCATCGAAACTGTATTTCTGCCCATTTCCCGGAATCCCGAGCCATTCTTTTTCCAGTGTGCCCGAATAGGTGCCGTATACCCAGACCTCGTCTCCCTCGGCGACAATCTTTTTCAAACTGTAATTCCAATCGGGAACCGCGGCGAACCATGCTGCAAAAAACTCCTTGAATCCCGCCGAACCCTGCTTGACCAGCGGGTTATGCTGAATGTAATCGGCACGCACATACCGCTCTACCTCGCTGAGATCCTTCTTGACGAAGACCTCCTCTGCAAATCTGCCGATAAGTGCCTTGTTCACATCCTTCTCCTTTGCGATCGCTGTTCCACCCATGATGAAAAATAGTCCTGCCACCAACAGGGTTGCCTTGATTGCTTTCATTTACTGCCTCCTTTGAAAAATAAATTATTCGTCGCTAGCGAGCATGTTGCCAACGATAACAATATAGGTTACTATCCGCAAGTAGGCACCTTTTTGTATTGTAGTTACCTTTTGGTTACTATCGGATCTATCAAGGGGAAAAAGGAGATTTTTATGCGGTGGGATGTGTATAACGAGCGCTGTCCGACCCGAATGGTCCTGGACCGCATAGCCGACAAGTGGACGGTACTCATTATTGGCTCGCTGGAAAAAGGGACGAGAAGATTCGGCGATCTTCGCCGGGAAGTGGGGGGGATTTCACAGAAGATGCTGACCCAGACATTGCGGGGGCTTGAACGGGACGGTCTGGTGACCCGTGTCATCTATGCCACTGTCCCCCCCAAAGTCGAATATTCATTGACCGATCTCGGGCGGACCCTGGTAAGTGTCTTTGAGGGAATACGGCACTGGTCTGAAAGCAATATCGAGGAAGTTCTCAAGGCGCGGGAATTCTACGACAGCCGTGGAGATGCGTGACGTCAAGGCTTGCAATTGTGGGGAGGGCTAAGGGGTCTGCCCTTGGTGCGCCGGTGAAACCGGCGAGAGATAGTGAGTGAAAGTCTCATACGATGAAGGAGTAGCGAACCGCATCGGCCCCGAGTCATGCGCAGTCGTCCGTGAGGACGGCTGCGAAGCGTTGACAGGGGGGATGTGGGCCAGGTATTGAGCCGCGAAAAGACCCTCATCCGGGGTGCCGACGCCATCGAGGGCAGCGGAAGGCAAAACGGGATGTCTCGTAAGCGCGAGAAGCATTCCGACCCCGCGTGGTCTTAGACCCTGCGCACGCATGCAAGTCTCCCGCACGGGAACCGGGATATCCTGCGATTGGCCATTACGGATGGCATAATGGTCCGTGCCGTGAATTCTATGAAGCACGACGGCGATGCACGGTCGCGGGAAGTCGGACAGTTCCATAGTACCGAAGAAGCCCTCGAACAAAGGTTATGGTGCGCCACGGCCAGCGGAGGGGGTGGAGGGAAGGGGACTGGCCGAAGGGAATGCGTTGTTGCAAAACAGGCACTGAACACAGCGTCAGAAAAGGAATCGGAATGGACAGCCGTAATAGGGCACAAAACGGGAAACCGCAGCAACAGCCAACGGCAAGCTCCCATAGCCGCTCCATAGACCTGCAAAGCGCGCGGCAACGCATACGGCAGAAAGCCTTGGCAGATAAAGGTTTACGGTTCACAACACTCTGGCATCACGTCTATCACATCGACCACCTCCGGGAATCTTACTACAACTTAAAGCGGCACGCCGCACCGGGAGTGGACGAACAGACGTGGCAGCAGTACGGGGAGGACCTGGAAGGAAACCTTCAAGACCTCTCCAACCGGCTGCGGCGCGGAGCGTACCGGGCGAAGCCGGTCAGAAGGACATATGTCCCCAAATTAGATGGCAGCCAGAGACCAATCGGCATTCCCGCACTGGAAGACAAGATCGTCCAGCGCGCCACCGTAGAAGTCCTGAACTGCATCTACGAGGCCGATTTCAAAGGCTTCTCGTATGCATTTCGACCCAAGCGCAGCCAGCATAATGCGCTGGATGCGCTTACGGTCGGCATCACCACGAAGAAGGTGAGCTGGGTGCTTGATGCAGACATACGTGGATTTTTCGACGCCATCGACCACGCATGGCTGATGAAGTTCATCGAGCACAGAATCGCGGACCAGCGCGTTATCCGTCATAAGGACTCAACCTTATTTCATGGGTGTACAAGTCGCCATGATTTTTCCCGGCACAGCCCTCACAATCACGCGGGCCGTTAAAGCTGTAACTGTTCACGCCGCCGTACATAAGATGGATTCGTCGGTCGTGAAATGGTCCGAGTAAAGAGAGGTGGATTTCGAGCGTTCTGGCTTCGTTTCGATTGCCTTTTCCACTCTCTTTTATGGTGCACGTTTCCAGCCACGCATCATGCAGAGACGTAGGTGACTGGAGATCAAAATACTTTGCGTCGGATGCAAATGCATAGACGTGCGCAGGCAGTCTATCTTTGATTGTGAGAAGGTATTCTTGGTACCCATGGAAGTCGATGCTGTCTGAGTCCGACTTAAGAATGTGTTCCATTTTCTTTTTCCTGTGCCAACGGTGTGGGGGCGCAGCGGCGGAGCGTTAGCGGAGACCGCTGCCGCCTACTGGTTGTGCCTTAGTTGCATCCCTCGATATACTGGATGGACTCGAACTTCCCTGATCTGAAGCTTGTAACCTTTCCCTTCTCAGTCTCAAAAATGAATCCGTAGCCGGGCTTCAGCTTGATGATCAGATACTTTCCGTCCTCTTCGAGATAGGGATGTGCCTGCTCTTTTACTTTTCCTGGGAAGGCCTTTTTTACTGATGCTTCGGTGTCACCGACTCGTAAACCGTGGATCGACGCAAATTTTCTTGATGTGATGTCTATTCTGCTAATTCTCTCTTCTTCAATCATGAACCCGATGTCACCATACTTCCCGTCGGGGTAGACGTAGTAGCACTCCTCGTTCCCTGAATCTGATGGTTCTGTCTCTTTCAGCTTTATTCCTGATTTTTCCGAGGCCTCTTTAACTGTCATTCCGACAGCTATTGGGCCAAGACGATCAACCTGCAATTGTTGCTTTTCCAGTTTTTTCAGGTCAGTGGCAAAGGCAAGGCTGGTGGTAAGAAATAGGCTAGCGATGACAACGCCGGAGATTCTCATTTTCTTTCCTTTTAATTGCACAACGGCTGAGAGCGCACCAGCGGAGCGTAGCGGAGACTGTGTGTCGCGCTTTGTTGGGAGTTCGTGTCGTTTCGCTGTTTAGAACTTCCTTT
This region of Geotalea daltonii FRC-32 genomic DNA includes:
- a CDS encoding winged helix-turn-helix transcriptional regulator, with translation MRWDVYNERCPTRMVLDRIADKWTVLIIGSLEKGTRRFGDLRREVGGISQKMLTQTLRGLERDGLVTRVIYATVPPKVEYSLTDLGRTLVSVFEGIRHWSESNIEEVLKAREFYDSRGDA
- a CDS encoding reverse transcriptase domain-containing protein, which gives rise to MDSRNRAQNGKPQQQPTASSHSRSIDLQSARQRIRQKALADKGLRFTTLWHHVYHIDHLRESYYNLKRHAAPGVDEQTWQQYGEDLEGNLQDLSNRLRRGAYRAKPVRRTYVPKLDGSQRPIGIPALEDKIVQRATVEVLNCIYEADFKGFSYAFRPKRSQHNALDALTVGITTKKVSWVLDADIRGFFDAIDHAWLMKFIEHRIADQRVIRHKDSTLFHGCTSRHDFSRHSPHNHAGR
- a CDS encoding ester cyclase, which gives rise to MKAIKATLLVAGLFFIMGGTAIAKEKDVNKALIGRFAEEVFVKKDLSEVERYVRADYIQHNPLVKQGSAGFKEFFAAWFAAVPDWNYSLKKIVAEGDEVWVYGTYSGTLEKEWLGIPGNGQKYSFDAVDIFRVQDGKLAEHWDVMDIYGLFRQLGVIK
- a CDS encoding CARDB domain-containing protein; its protein translation is MGKFLVLAAVSFASVTLMAASQVQAITYQTPPVSMTYHNGASSQATSVKTDSQGNIYEAVTSMGENGTIVKFTPDGQTAWTVDFDPSNPRPADKMGNFVTSTGIAAVAVDRNDNIYAVGESHNGIALDCLLKKYNADGTLIWQTRYSVPQSGTIIEDQYCHDITVDNAGDIIAGGTSLIFNGTNYSGYGNQILKWDASGKLIGKFNLKTNGTAACGPATPCQSQIMKVVTDLNQNIYAIGKMGGVYANTTYYRKFSKDLMPLANRYAYINNNLKTTAIAVDTQGHVFGSGYETVYSPTSGHNAVYRTMNVFDSNLNMLCDDKTYVGLLTQYTDPTPYGFNAIVIGPDEKAYLAGSQDKSFAVMAYNAQCQPQWLDAAGNPALLKAQVDSSDFSNAVTIDNNNNLIIAGRKSDQVATDAVTVKFAPVVTPTSSDLVISALFAPSALKTGQTFNAGGYLRNQGDGPTGDAVSGAHWLGLYLSTDNIINRQDILLCRTPVIAQAGSQTLTYHCEGTPPANLLTGTYHVGVITDDGNLISETDETNNTHSEQLQYTALPDLVVVSGAAPASAENGQQITVTATIKNQGAGAAISTTAGIYISSDSDFAMSDSPVCSAAVGTLAPGASQEVSCTGTIPMNTYGGKVYIGVLADNTNADEETNETNNSWSQAFSLTALPDLVISMAVSPATAQRGEQITVSGTVSNQGYGATGTQYSGYYFVSMYLSQDNVITSTDTALCSVGFGTTPANTTIPFSCTATIPASIAAGNYYVGFVADSYGNGVVESDETNNNKVNAIAITQ